In a single window of the Aureibacillus halotolerans genome:
- a CDS encoding S1 domain-containing RNA-binding protein: MSIEVGSKLQGTVTGITHFGAFVELPGGTTGLVHISEVADTYVKDIKDVLKVGDKVEVKVLNVEKDGKIGLSIKKAKENEEREKSDRPPFRPRSSSGGGGPRGGGGPRGGGGRRGAPAPPDNFESKMSRFLKDSEDRLSSLKRNNESKRGGRGAKRG, from the coding sequence ATGTCAATCGAAGTAGGCAGCAAGTTGCAAGGAACAGTTACAGGGATTACCCACTTTGGTGCTTTCGTTGAGTTGCCTGGAGGTACCACTGGTCTTGTGCATATCAGCGAAGTTGCTGACACATATGTAAAAGATATTAAAGATGTACTCAAGGTCGGCGATAAAGTAGAAGTGAAGGTCTTGAACGTGGAGAAGGACGGCAAAATTGGTCTCTCCATTAAGAAGGCAAAAGAGAACGAAGAACGGGAAAAAAGTGATCGTCCTCCGTTCCGTCCGAGAAGCAGTAGTGGCGGTGGCGGACCTAGAGGCGGCGGTGGTCCACGTGGTGGCGGCGGTCGACGTGGCGCACCTGCACCACCCGATAATTTTGAATCCAAGATGAGCCGTTTCTTAAAGGACAGTGAAGACCGTCTATCATCCCTTAAACGAAACAACGAATCTAAGCGCGGTGGCAGAGGCGCAAAAAGAGGGTAA